GGCCACGGGAAGCCCACGGGAGGCAGCGTGCAGGCAACGGGGTCGAAGCCGCCGAGAAAAGGTCGCGGTGCGGATGCGCCGATGGACGACCTTTGGCAGGACGACGCCGGGGGGCGGGGGCTTTCGGAGGAAAGCCTCGTCGTCGATCTCGCCGGCTTCGAAGGCCCGCTCGACCTCCTGCTCCATCTCGCCCGCACGCAGAAGGTGGACCTCACCCGCATTTCCGTGCTGGCGCTGGCCGAGCAATATCTCGTCTTCATCGACAAGGCGCGCAGGATCCGCATCGAGCTTGCCGCCGACTATCTCGTCATGGCTGCATGGCTGGCCTATCTGAAGTCCCGCCTGCTCATTCCCAGGCAGGCGAAGGACGAAGGGCCCTCGGGCGAGGAGATGGCGGCAAGCCTTGCCTTCCGCCTCAAGCGCCTCGAAGCCATGCGCGATACCGCGACCCGGCTCATCAACCGCAATCGCCTCGGCCGCAACGTCTTCGCCCGCGGCATGCCGGAGCATATCCCGACCGGCCGGCGCTCGGCCTATGAGGCGACGCTCTACGATCTGCTCAATGCCTATGCGTCGCTGCGCCAGCGCCACGCCATCACTCAGGTCACCATCGAAAAGCGCGCCGTCTGGTCGCTCTCCGATGCGCGCGAGATTCTGTCGGTGCTGATCGGCGGTTTCGATGACGACTGGACGGCGCTCGATCATTTCATGCTGCGCTACCTGACCGATCCGGCCGAGCGCACCACGGCCATCGCCAGCGCCTTTGCCGCGACGCTGGAGC
The Shinella zoogloeoides DNA segment above includes these coding regions:
- a CDS encoding ScpA family protein is translated as MDDLWQDDAGGRGLSEESLVVDLAGFEGPLDLLLHLARTQKVDLTRISVLALAEQYLVFIDKARRIRIELAADYLVMAAWLAYLKSRLLIPRQAKDEGPSGEEMAASLAFRLKRLEAMRDTATRLINRNRLGRNVFARGMPEHIPTGRRSAYEATLYDLLNAYASLRQRHAITQVTIEKRAVWSLSDAREILSVLIGGFDDDWTALDHFMLRYLTDPAERTTAIASAFAATLELVREGRLELRQDGVFQPIYLRRGPKAGEAEDDEGGPGRE